One genomic segment of Helianthus annuus cultivar XRQ/B chromosome 14, HanXRQr2.0-SUNRISE, whole genome shotgun sequence includes these proteins:
- the LOC110907695 gene encoding putative F-box/kelch-repeat protein At3g22730 — protein sequence MADLPIHTIVFEILTRLPAKDVGRSKSVCKQWYALLSTQDFIRIFCSRSLVSSNQRVLLIDDLTCSVRPIISKSNDYGPSSIVTFPFHHQNNDVSILSRLNGLLCVCLNHTYELLLWNPTTTAFKRLSTPDSHGFYINNLDVVGLYVDADDDYKVLHIKRRSGVLGVYVYSREVDSWRNIPFITRQEYLSPHLNWSAGTFCGGTLYFTVCECWLGGTKRVICFDVNSEQFNEISFPPVPSIGMVQGVLVNVKNVLHMFASTGMFEMTIDLWTLQGDYWIKVLSCPPIPPISLSLWCDITHYVTNGNWFVMTKLGKLFTIEMDMKPFECFYPVSWFRGFKGAVFVQTIVSPSI from the coding sequence ATGGCTGACCTTCCTATTCATACAATCGTGTTTGAGATATTAACGAGGCTGCCAGCAAAGGATGTAGGTCGTTCTAAGAGTGTATGTAAGCAATGGTATGCGTTATTATCAACACAAGATTTCATAAGGATATTTTGTTCTCGCTCATTAGTTTCATCTAACCAGAGAGTTCTACTAATTGACGACCTAACGTGCTCTGTTCGTCCGATCATCTCTAAATCCAATGACTATGGGCCAAGCTCCATAGTTACATTTCCATTCCATCACCAAAATAATGATGTCTCAATACTTTCACGTTTGAATGGATTGTTGTGTGTTTGCTTGAATCATACATATGAGCTGcttctttggaatccaacaacTACTGCTTTCAAGCGTTTGTCAACTCCTGATTCTCATGGATTCTATATAAATAACCTTGATGTCGTTGGTTTGTACGTTGACGCTGACGATGATTACAAGGTCTTGCATATAAAGCGTAGGAGTGGTGTACTTGGTGTCTATGTTTATTCTAGGGAAGTAGACTCTTGGAGAAATATTCCTTTCATAACAAGACAAGAGTACCTAAGCCCTCATTTAAATTGGTCAGCTGGCACATTTTGTGGTGGTACTCTATATTTCACTGTTTGCGAATGTTGGCTTGGAGGTACGAAAAGGGTGATTTGTTTTGATGTTAATTCGGAGCAGTTCAATGAGATAAGCTTTCCACCCGTTCCTTCTATAGGAATGGTTCAAGGTGTTTTAGTTAATGTAAAAAATGTGCTTCACATGTTTGCTAGCACTGGCATGTTTGAGATGACAATTGACCTATGGACACTACAAGGGGATTACTGGATTAAGGTCTTATCATGTCCTCCGATCCCCCCGATATCATTGTCATTGTGGTGCGATATAACACATTATGTGACAAATGGTAATTGGTTTGTGATGACTAAATTAGGGAAGTTGTTTACAATTGAAATGGATATGAAGCCCTTCGAATGTTTTTATCCCGTTTCTTGGTTTCGAGGTTTTAAGGGTGCGGTGTTTGTGCAGACCATTGTTTCACCAAGTATTTAG
- the LOC110907694 gene encoding uncharacterized protein LOC110907694, producing MTNGLSNPRNHASSSSASTKAEKQKEYQKRYYAARKENNKVSKFGSGDAPQSASSISLMNNRSTERTPLRSLQTNITQFPQTTNENASSVSTTKCKEYNKGCSNTPNDNGMRISNGSQVNQTPIDDVTPTTTFPSVIDVVRHRTSRGIQIHPRTLLPQFAEVVDQPSLQHGSVEDDPYNFVYNGVPGEHRVLNGKTVLANLEIPEELYRLFTSQDEIGDMFRQNICAYNTNFSFASMGVTLDDTLNNMRDGVYTFRAHKGIYHRIDQLVPRDGTPRYLQLYFYDPDTELDHRLRWPNLDRRITQILTRVLSTNPYVDTFRRLAELGPLDNYRVTLNTSVELDQRVYNRPTTSEVAGIWVEGNDNITSYKRSIVVYGRSEYRQTIQSYFSCYDPLSYPLFFPNGESGWHANIPRQGVSINEVRNNDNIEGEMEEANTRSGRTTVAMREYYCYKFQIRSTDNVLLFVGRLLQQFVVDVYIKIETSRLEFCERNQDKIRAELYQGIVDCVNTGEVHANRVGKRIVLPASFIGGPRDMRRRFLDAMTLVQDDGKPDVFLTMTCNPKWPEICDNLHVGQTATDRPDLVSRVFRAKLEDLKDQLFKKHVLGEVKAYVYVIEFQKRGLPHAHFLLIMYPQHKINNADHYDKVVWAEIPNKLTHPRLHEMVVKHMIHGPCGNLRSSSPCMQGDPKICRFRYPRQFNEQTTQGEDSYPLYRRRDTGIEVDLRGQTLDNRWVVPYNPRLLMMFNCHMNVEVCSSIKSVKYLFKYVYKGHDKQVIQVDQSEPGVVINEIKRFQDARYISPPEAMWRIFSFSLSQIFPAVLALQLHLPNNQMVRFRDDDLMPNIVDRERDKRTMLTAFFDQNRNDETARVHLYNTLLGMEAHAVGVVVSVKNKEVVSFPLIQPKEKVNGQRCATFRKAALELGLIEDDEYLSQCLEEASTFQFPNALRRLFATIMIFCQPGDIRKLWNDHFDSLSEDHRLHCQSIERVQNMVLTEISVLVQSMGKNFNEFDLPKITDDVNLQDAGYRELQEEYGIVLEPEHLSAKHSLNPDQKNVFDEIMMHVDNDLPGVFFIDGPGGTGKTFLYIALLAEIRSRGLIALATASSGAAANNMPGGRTAHSRFKIPLNLENNSMCNIKKQSGAAKLIRSAKIIIWDEASMAKRQAIEAVDRTFQDIIGVSLPFGGKIMVMGGDFRQVLPVIKHGTRAQIVDSSVRMSPLWSLTKKMRLTINMRALKDPWFSKFLLRVGDGTKEPIEGNYIPYPMT from the exons ATGACTAATGGACTCTCAAACCCTCGAAATCATGCTTCTAGCTCGAGTGCATCTACTAAAGCTGAAAAACAAAAAGAGTATCAAAAAAGATACTATGCTGCACGCAAAGAAAATAACAAAGTATCTAAATTTGGGAGTGGTGATGCCCCCCAAAGTGCTTCATCAATATCTTTAATGAATAATAGGTCAACAGAAAGGACACCGTTAAGAAGTTTACAAACTAATATTACTCAATTTCCACAAACAACAAATGAGAACGCCTCAAGTGTTTCTACTACAAAATGCAAGGAGTACAATAAAGGATGTTCTAATACACCAAACGATAATGGAATGCGTATTTCAAATGGCAGTCAAGTCAACCAAACCCCGATAGATGATGTTACGCCGACAACCACATTCCCATCTGTAATTGACGTAGTCAGGCATAGAACATCACGAG gtattcAAATTCATCCGCGTACTTTATTACCCCAATTTGCTGAAGTAGTTGATCAACCTTCCCTCCAACATGGGAGCGTAGAAGATGATCCTTATAATTTTGTTTACAATGGTGTACCTGGAGAGCATCGTGTTTTAAA TGGGAAAACCGTGTTAGCAAACTTAGAAATTCCAGAGGAATTGTACCGACTTTTCACGTCTCAAGATGAAATTGGAGATATGTTTAGGCAAAACATCTGTGCTTATAACACCAATTTTTCTTTTGCCTCAATGGGTGTGACATTGGATGATACATTGAACAATATGAGAGACGGCGTATATACTTTTCGTGCACATAAAGGAATATATCACAGAATCGACCAATTAGTTCCGAGGGATGGGACTCCTAGGTACTTGCAGTTGTATTTTTACGATCCTGATACTGAGTTAGATCACAGACTCCGATGGCCAAATCTTGATCGGCGTATTACTCAGATTTTAACACGCGTTCTTTCTACAAACCCATATGTCGATACATTTAGAAGACTTGCGGAACTAGGACCTCTGGACAACTATAGAGTCACTTTGAATACTTCAGTTGAACTTGACCAAAGGGTGTACAACCGACCAACGACATCGGag GTTGCTGGTATTTGGGTTGAAGGTAATGACAATATCACTTCGTATAAACGAAGTATTGTAGTGTACGGTAGGTCTGAATATAGACAAACTATTCAGTCGTACTTCAGTTGTTACGATCCATTGTCGTATCCTCTATTTTTTCCTAATGGTGAGTCGGGTTGGCATGCTAACATACCACGTCAAGGAGTATCAATCAATGAGGTTCGCAACAATGACAACATCGAAGGAGAAATGGAAG AGGCTAACACACGAAGTGGTAGAACAACCGTGGCTATGCGAGAGTACTACTGTTACAAGTTCCAGATTCGATCTACCGATAATGTGCTTTTGTTCGTTGGTAGGCTGCTACAGCAGTTTGTGGTTGATGTTTACATCAAAATTGAGACGTCACGCTTAGAATTTTGTGAGAGAAACCAGGATAAGATTCGGGCCGAATTGTACCAAGGTATTGTGGATTGCGTCAATACTGGCGAGGTTCATGCAAACAGAGTCGGGAAAAGAATTGTGTTGCCTGCATCTTTCATCGGGGGGCCTCGCGACATGCGACGTCGGTTTCTAGATGCGATGACGTTAGTTCAAGACGACGGCAAGCCTGATGTATTCCTTACAATGACATGTAATCCTAAGTGGCCTGAGATATGTGATAACTTACATGTTGGTCAAACTGCTACAGATCGTCCAGACCTTGTTTCAAGAGTGTTCCGGGCTAAATTAGAAGATCTTAAGGATCAACTCTTCAAGAAACATGTCCTCGGGGAAGTTAAGGCATACGTCTATGTCATTGAATTTCAAAAGCGGGGTTTGCCGCACGCACATTTTCTCCTAATCATGTACCCGCAACACAAGATCAATAACGCGGACCATTATGATAAGGTTGTGTGGGCTGAAATTCCTAACAAACTAACACATCCCAGATTGCATGAGATGGTTGTCAAGCACATGATTCACGGTCCTTGCGGCAATTTACGATCAAGCAGTCCTTGTATGCAGGGTGATCCTAAAATTTGTCGTTTTCGCTATCCTAGACAATTTAACGAACAGACGACACAAGGAGAAGATTCGTATCCGTTGTATCGAAGGAGAGACACCGGGATAGAAGTGGACCTACGAGGACAAACACTTGATAATAGATGGGTGGTCCCATATAACCCAAGGCTTTTGATGATGTTTAACTGCCACATGAATGTTGAAGTTTGCTCAAGTATAAAATCTGTGAAATATCTTTTCAAATATGTTTATAAAGGACATGACAAACAGGTTATTCAAGTCGATCAAAGTGAGCCAGGGGTTGTTATTAATGAGATAAAAAGATTTCAAGATGCACGCTACATATCGCCCCCAGAGGCTATGTGGCGCATTTTTTCCTTCTctctttctcaaatctttcctGCTGTTCTAGCCTTACAACTTCATCTCCCAAATAATCAGATGGTTAGATTTAGAGATGATGACTTGATGCCTAATATTGTTGATAGGGAAAGGGATAAGAGAACCATGCTAACAGCATTTTTTGATCAGAATAGAAACGATGAAACAGCAAGGGTACATTTGTATAACACTTTACTTGGAATGGAAGCACACGCCGTTGGAGTCGTCGTTTCGGTAAAAAACAAAGAGGTCGTATCGTTTCCGCTAATCCAGCCGAAGGAGAAAG TTAATGGTCAACGGTGTGCGACATTTCGGAAAGCAGCTCTTGAGTTAGGCTTAATAGAAGACGATGAATATCTATCACAATGTCTCGAAGAAGCCTCTACGTTTCAGTTTCCCAATGCTCTTAGAAGGTTATTTGCGACCATAATGATTTTTTGCCAACCTGGAGATATTCGAAAGTTATGGAATGACCACTTTGATTCACTATCTGAAGATCATCGGTTACACTGTCAAAGTATAGAACGAGTTCAAAATATGGTTCTTACCGAAATAAGTGTCTTGGTACAATCCATGGGTAAAAATTTCAATGAATTcgaccttcctaagataactGACGATGTTAACTTACAAGATGCAGGTTATCGTGAGTTACAAGAAGAGTATGGGATTGTTTTGGAACCTGAACACTTGAGTGCCAAACATTCACTTAATCCGGACCAAAAAAACGTGTTTGATGAGATCATGATGCATGTTGATAATGATCTTCCAGGCGTGTTCTTTATTGATGGTCCAGGTGGAACTGGAAAAACATTTTTGTACATTGCCTTGCTTGCTGAAATTCGGTCACGTGGTCTTATTGCTCTCGCAACAGCTTCATCAGGTGCAGCGGCTAATAATATGCCAGGAGGTAGAACGGCTCACTCGAGATTCAAGATTCCTCTTAATCTTGAAAATAATTCAATGTGCAATATTAAAAAACAGAGTGGGGCCGCTAAACTGATTCGCTCTGCCAAAATAATCATATGGGATGAAGCGTCGATGGCTAAACGACAAGCGATAGAGGCAGTCGATCGTACATTCCAAGACATTATAGGTGTTAGTCTCCCATTTGGTGGAAAGATAATGGTTATGGGAGGTGACTTCAGACAGGTGTTGCCGGTTATTAAACATGGCACTCGAGCACAGATTGTAGACTCCAGCGTACGAATGTCACCTCTTTGGTCTTTGACTAAGAAGATGCGGTTGACCATAAATATGAGAGCGCTGAAAGATCCATGGTTTTCTAAATTTCTTTTAAGAGTCGGCGATGGAACTAAAGAACCAATCGAAGGAAACTATATCCCATACCCGATGACATGA
- the LOC110904602 gene encoding uncharacterized protein LOC110904602 — MQVSKVGCVGRTCVVAKLNDSSGGKKSKRRSKEERKEMVETFVKRHQASNNGNFPSLYLTHKEVGGSYYTVREIFRELIQENRVLAPPKLPPGDQNMENLDSFLENNPLGSISFDPNVHGLPPKDAKTLVNEYESRRLKVLNSKWVSEMHRQNLDNDDLINGSSHATMKNEEFAEPKHMSNACEEHEDETKEVEPCEGQIRHLSEDVVVETFPLRPVSSVVYNVDEKTNEKEVLDGGLELETDNDSNVVVDTNLGEELSTPLQESTDENIASSSKYLDNNESSSSLQHSTFKETTADKNKSEMQPKSDAVQKQTADATFIGVNIDSCETEASNKSVSQETNPILSFVKTVVAAFVKFWSE; from the exons ATGCAAGTGAGTAAAGTAGGCTGTGTTGGGAGAACATGTGTTGTAGCAAAGCTCAACGACTCTTCCGGAGGAAAAAAGTCAAAACGGCGTTCGAAAGAGGAGAGGAAAGAAATGGTTGAGACTTTTGTAAAGAG ACATCAGGCATCGAACAATGGAAATTTTCCATCACTGTATCTCACACACAAGGAAGTTGGCGGGTCGTATTACACAGTGCGTGAAATTTTCCGAGAGCTTATTCAGGAAAATCGAGTGCTGGCCCCTCCTAAGTTGCCACCTGGAGATCAGAACATGGAGAACCTAGATAGTTTCTTGGAAAACAATCCACTGGGTTCAATTTCATTTGATCCTAATGTACATGGGTTACCACCGAAAGACGCTAAAACACTAGTTAATGAGTATGAATCTAGACGTTTAAAGGTTTTAAATTCAAAATGGGTTTCTGAAATGCATAGACAGAATCTCGATAATGATGATTTAATTAACGGGAGTAGTCACGCAACAATGAAAAATGAAGAATTTGCAGAACCTAAGCATATGTCGAACGCGTGTGAAGAACACGAAGATGAAACAAAAGAAGTAGAACCGTGTGAAGGTCAAATACGTCATCTGTCAGAAGATGTGGTCGTAGAGACTTTTCCGTTACGGCCTGTTTCTAGCGTCGTGTATAACGTTGACGAGAAAACAAATGAGAAAGAAGTATTAGACGGTGGTTTGGAATTGGAAACCGATAATGATTCAAATGTGGTTGTGGATACGAATTTGGGGGAAGAGTTATCAACTCCACTGCAGGAGTCTACTGATGAAAATATT GCGTCGAGTTCTAAGTATCTTGACAACAACGAATCCAGCAGTTCTCTTCAGCATTCAACTTTTAAAGAAACAACCGCAGACAAGAACAAATCAGAAATGCAGCCCAAAAGTGATGCTGTTCAAAAGCAAACAGCTGATGCAACATTTATCGGAGTCAACAT TGATTCGTGTGAAACGGAAGCATCAAATAAATCTGTCAGCCAAGAAACTAATCCTATCTTGTCATTTGTGAAGACGGTTGTTGCTGCATTTGTGAAGTTCTGGTCTGAGTAA